The following are encoded together in the Halopiger aswanensis genome:
- the yjjX gene encoding inosine/xanthosine triphosphatase, giving the protein MDVAVGSTNPVKIDAVERTLERFEPTVTAVDVESGVPEQPWSVEETVAGAENRARRALAEASADYEFGVGLEGGVTRFDGAPGVTLIMWAAVTDGERVERGGGPSLRLPDRVAERLEAGEELGPVMDDELDTTGIAESDGAIGVCTDGLTDRTTALGQALACAFGPFRTTQYE; this is encoded by the coding sequence ATGGACGTTGCAGTCGGCAGCACTAACCCGGTCAAGATCGACGCGGTCGAACGAACGCTCGAGCGATTCGAGCCGACGGTTACCGCCGTGGACGTCGAGTCTGGCGTCCCCGAACAGCCGTGGTCCGTCGAGGAAACCGTCGCGGGCGCCGAGAACCGCGCCCGGCGTGCACTGGCCGAAGCGAGTGCCGATTACGAGTTCGGCGTCGGTCTCGAGGGCGGCGTTACCCGGTTCGACGGCGCGCCCGGCGTGACGCTGATCATGTGGGCGGCGGTGACCGACGGCGAGCGAGTCGAGCGCGGCGGCGGCCCTTCGCTTCGGCTCCCCGACCGCGTCGCGGAGCGGCTCGAGGCGGGGGAAGAACTCGGCCCGGTAATGGATGATGAACTCGATACGACGGGCATCGCCGAGTCAGACGGAGCGATCGGCGTCTGTACGGACGGCTTAACCGATCGAACGACGGCGCTCGGCCAGGCGCTCGCCTGCGCGTTCGGTCCCTTCCGGACGACGCAGTACGAGTAG
- a CDS encoding transcription initiation factor IIB, protein MTDAQSNTRVRRTERETDTTTETETETESNDLVCPECAGNLVVDDEHGETVCEDCGLVVEEDSVDRGPEWRAFDAAEKNEKSRVGAPTTNTMHDKGLSTNIDWRNKDAYGNSLGSRQREKMQRLRKWNERFRTRDSKERNLKQALGEIDRMASALGLPNNVRETASVIYRRALEEDLLPGRSIEGVSTACVYAAARQAGVPRSLDEIADVSRVEKNEIARTYRYVVRELGLEVQPADPESYVPRFASGLELSDEAEHRARSLLQNAKEKGVHSGKSPVGLAAAAVYAAALLTNEKTTQAAVSDVADISEVTIRNRYHELLEAEETIGLA, encoded by the coding sequence ATGACCGACGCACAATCGAACACGAGAGTACGGCGTACCGAACGAGAAACCGACACCACGACCGAAACAGAGACCGAAACCGAATCGAACGACCTCGTCTGTCCGGAGTGTGCGGGCAACCTGGTCGTCGACGACGAGCACGGTGAAACCGTCTGTGAGGACTGCGGCCTCGTCGTCGAGGAGGACTCCGTCGACCGCGGCCCCGAGTGGCGCGCCTTCGACGCCGCCGAGAAAAACGAGAAGTCCCGCGTGGGCGCCCCCACGACGAACACGATGCACGACAAGGGGCTCTCGACGAACATCGACTGGCGCAACAAGGACGCCTACGGTAACTCGCTGGGATCCCGGCAACGGGAGAAGATGCAGCGCCTGCGCAAGTGGAACGAGCGGTTCCGCACCCGCGACTCCAAGGAGCGCAACTTAAAACAGGCCCTCGGTGAGATCGACCGCATGGCCTCCGCGCTCGGCCTGCCGAACAACGTCCGCGAGACCGCTTCCGTCATCTACCGCCGCGCGCTCGAGGAGGATCTCCTGCCCGGCCGCTCGATCGAAGGCGTCTCGACGGCCTGCGTCTACGCCGCCGCGCGCCAGGCCGGCGTCCCGCGGAGCCTCGACGAGATCGCGGACGTCTCCCGCGTCGAGAAAAACGAGATCGCCCGCACGTACCGCTACGTGGTCCGCGAACTGGGGCTCGAGGTCCAGCCCGCCGACCCCGAGAGCTACGTGCCCCGCTTCGCCTCCGGACTCGAGCTTTCCGACGAGGCCGAACACCGCGCCCGCTCGCTGCTCCAGAACGCCAAGGAGAAGGGCGTCCACAGCGGCAAGTCGCCGGTCGGCCTCGCGGCCGCCGCGGTCTACGCCGCCGCGCTGCTGACCAACGAGAAGACCACCCAGGCCGCCGTCTCCGACGTCGCCGACATCTCCGAAGTCACCATCCGCAACCGCTACCACGAGCTCCTCGAGGCCGAGGAGACGATCGGACTGGCCTGA
- the aroD gene encoding type I 3-dehydroquinate dehydratase: protein MALAFDSFVLAAATDDLTDEARARDHADAVEFRMDLTSADDALAALEAYDGQLPILATNRAAWEGGEWAGDDAERLEVLAEAARTDGVEAIDVELESLRSGAADDVLETAREQDVSVVASTHDFEGTPSEDAMIDRLAEACEYADVGKLAVTARDRSDSLAVLSATHRLTQDGKAVATMAMGEAGSHTRAVAPLYGSRIGYAPVDPADATAPGQYDLATLSRLVSDLE, encoded by the coding sequence ATGGCTCTCGCATTCGATTCGTTCGTTCTCGCCGCCGCAACGGACGACCTGACGGACGAAGCTCGAGCCCGCGACCACGCGGACGCCGTCGAGTTTCGAATGGACCTGACGAGCGCGGACGACGCGCTGGCCGCCCTCGAGGCCTACGACGGCCAACTCCCGATCCTCGCGACCAACCGCGCCGCGTGGGAGGGCGGCGAGTGGGCCGGCGACGACGCGGAGCGGCTCGAGGTGCTGGCCGAAGCCGCTCGAACCGACGGCGTCGAGGCGATCGACGTCGAACTCGAGTCGCTGCGATCGGGCGCGGCCGACGACGTGCTCGAGACCGCCCGGGAGCAGGACGTTTCGGTGGTCGCGTCGACACACGACTTCGAGGGGACGCCGAGCGAGGACGCGATGATCGACCGACTCGCCGAGGCCTGCGAGTACGCCGACGTCGGCAAGCTCGCGGTGACGGCCCGCGACCGGTCGGACTCGCTCGCGGTGCTGTCGGCGACGCATCGGTTGACGCAGGACGGGAAGGCGGTCGCGACCATGGCGATGGGCGAGGCCGGCAGTCACACGCGAGCCGTCGCGCCGCTGTACGGCTCGCGGATCGGCTACGCCCCCGTCGACCCCGCCGACGCTACGGCGCCCGGCCAGTACGACCTGGCGACCCTCTCGCGGCTGGTGTCGGATCTCGAGTAA
- a CDS encoding DUF7575 domain-containing protein: MTWFRALLAGALSILFPGAGHAFLRDWLRAVVFAGLYLSAIAIFLPMDQLAAAETMTDAVTIVSEDMDSMGQFALSFIGLFAAIDATFRSLGFPPTASGSGAGSSDGPTCPECGKELDEDLEFCHWCTTRLEPAEPEEAEPSEA, translated from the coding sequence ATGACATGGTTTCGTGCGCTCCTCGCCGGGGCCCTCTCGATCCTCTTTCCCGGCGCAGGACACGCGTTCCTGCGGGACTGGCTCCGTGCAGTCGTCTTCGCGGGGCTGTATCTCTCGGCGATCGCGATCTTCCTCCCGATGGACCAGCTCGCCGCGGCGGAAACGATGACCGATGCGGTAACGATCGTCAGCGAGGATATGGACTCGATGGGACAGTTCGCGCTCTCGTTTATCGGCCTGTTCGCGGCGATCGACGCGACGTTCCGCTCGCTCGGCTTCCCGCCGACCGCGTCAGGCTCCGGCGCAGGCTCGAGCGACGGGCCGACCTGTCCCGAATGCGGCAAGGAACTCGACGAAGACCTCGAGTTCTGTCACTGGTGTACGACCCGCCTCGAGCCGGCCGAGCCCGAAGAGGCGGAACCGAGCGAAGCCTGA
- a CDS encoding 3-dehydroquinate synthase II — translation MTRTRSVWIKADDTVGDWDERRERITAALEAGADWVLVDEADVERVRELGDINVAAFRTNGDVTLVDDAESDDAEDVIEDVGDTGDEAAAKPDAVIVGKDGEGDATIDMPEDFSGSADLSTLRRDEDADLERGAYVRILDTEYEKFAETAAQEADHTIIIGEDWTIIPLENLIARIGDETDLVAGVTTAEEARTAFETLEIGADSVLLDSSDPDEIRKTVEVRDEAERETLDLEYAEVLDVERVGSADRVCIDTGSLLEHDEGMLVGSMARGLVFVHAETAESPYVASRPFRVNAGAVHAYVRTPDGGTKYLSELQSGDEVQVVDTNGNTREAIVGRVKIEQRPMFRVALETQAGDRVETLLQNAETIKVATGEGRKAVTDLEAGDELLLYYEDTARHFGEAVEESIIEK, via the coding sequence ATGACACGGACACGATCCGTCTGGATCAAGGCCGACGACACCGTCGGCGACTGGGACGAGCGCCGCGAGCGGATCACCGCCGCGCTCGAGGCGGGCGCCGACTGGGTACTGGTCGACGAAGCCGACGTCGAGCGCGTGCGCGAACTCGGCGACATCAACGTCGCGGCGTTCCGAACGAACGGCGACGTGACGCTCGTCGACGACGCGGAAAGCGACGACGCCGAGGACGTCATCGAGGACGTCGGCGACACGGGCGACGAAGCCGCCGCGAAACCCGACGCCGTCATCGTCGGCAAGGACGGCGAGGGCGACGCGACGATCGACATGCCCGAGGACTTCTCCGGCTCGGCCGACCTCTCGACGCTGCGCCGTGACGAGGACGCCGACCTCGAGCGCGGGGCGTACGTCCGGATCCTCGACACCGAGTACGAGAAATTCGCCGAGACCGCGGCCCAGGAGGCCGACCACACGATCATCATCGGCGAGGACTGGACGATCATTCCGCTCGAGAACCTGATCGCCCGAATCGGCGACGAGACCGACCTCGTGGCGGGGGTCACCACCGCCGAGGAAGCGCGGACAGCGTTCGAAACGCTCGAGATCGGTGCCGACTCCGTCCTGCTGGACTCGAGCGACCCCGACGAGATCCGCAAGACCGTCGAGGTCCGCGACGAGGCCGAGCGCGAGACCCTCGATCTGGAGTACGCCGAGGTGCTCGACGTCGAGCGCGTCGGCAGCGCCGATCGGGTCTGTATCGATACGGGGAGCCTGCTCGAGCACGACGAGGGGATGCTCGTCGGTTCGATGGCCCGCGGACTGGTCTTCGTCCACGCCGAGACGGCCGAGTCGCCCTACGTCGCCTCGCGGCCCTTTAGAGTCAACGCGGGCGCGGTTCACGCCTACGTTCGGACGCCCGACGGCGGCACGAAGTACCTCTCGGAACTGCAAAGCGGCGACGAGGTGCAGGTCGTCGACACTAACGGTAACACCCGCGAGGCCATCGTCGGTCGCGTCAAGATCGAGCAGCGCCCGATGTTCCGGGTCGCACTCGAGACGCAGGCTGGCGACCGGGTCGAGACGCTACTCCAGAACGCCGAAACGATCAAGGTCGCCACCGGCGAGGGCCGCAAGGCGGTGACCGACCTCGAGGCCGGCGACGAACTCCTGCTGTACTACGAGGACACGGCGCGTCACTTCGGCGAGGCCGTCGAGGAGAGCATCATCGAGAAGTAG
- a CDS encoding HAD family hydrolase has product MSGYDAICFDLDHTLCEPTRDPAALLEAAFTRADCERFCTPADLRAAIPDLPTAESDLEFYEHLFTEVARRAERDIDSEIPSRLARAYLAETDPTAVQFRPGAERALEYARDRGQVALITNGGRETQTQKLQALGIEDAFDVRVFTEPSAGIHPKPDAAPFEHALSTLEATPDGAIHIGDSLHADVAGANAMGLDSAWIATDGGTDLGEHRPTYELPSLEAFETIV; this is encoded by the coding sequence ATGTCCGGCTACGACGCGATCTGTTTCGATCTCGACCACACCCTCTGCGAGCCGACCCGCGACCCCGCGGCGCTGCTCGAGGCGGCCTTTACCCGCGCAGACTGCGAGCGGTTCTGTACCCCGGCCGACCTGCGCGCCGCGATTCCCGATCTGCCGACGGCGGAGTCGGATCTGGAATTCTACGAGCACCTGTTTACCGAGGTCGCGCGCCGCGCCGAGCGCGATATCGACTCCGAAATTCCGTCGCGACTCGCCCGCGCGTACCTCGCGGAAACGGACCCGACCGCCGTCCAGTTTCGGCCGGGCGCCGAGCGCGCCCTCGAGTACGCCCGCGACCGCGGGCAGGTCGCGCTGATCACCAACGGCGGACGCGAGACCCAGACGCAGAAGTTGCAGGCGCTCGGCATCGAGGACGCCTTCGACGTCCGCGTCTTCACCGAGCCGAGCGCGGGGATCCACCCGAAGCCCGACGCGGCGCCGTTCGAACACGCGCTCTCGACGCTCGAGGCGACGCCCGACGGCGCGATTCACATCGGCGACTCGCTGCACGCCGACGTTGCGGGGGCGAACGCGATGGGCCTCGATTCGGCGTGGATCGCGACCGACGGCGGAACCGACCTCGGTGAACACCGACCGACCTACGAACTCCCGTCGCTC